DNA sequence from the Streptomyces sp. MST-110588 genome:
GCCGGGGGTAGCCGGCCAGCACCAGCCGGCGGTCCAGTTCCCCGGCTTTGAACGTCTCCATGAACATCATGAAGCCGCTGACCATCGTCACGGCGCCGAGCGCGTTGGTCACCTGCCCGATGTGGTTCGCCTGGGCGACGATCCGGGTGTCCGCGGCGTCCAGGGAGAAACGTACCGTCCGGCTGGAGGCGCACACGTGGGTCACGGCGATCCATACGGGGATGAACGCTCCTGCCAGGAGCATGGCAAGGCGGTTGCGCAGATGACCCAGCAGGGAGCAGCGCAGCATCACGGCGAAGGCCGCCCAGTGACGGTTCATCGGGTGAGCTCCTCGGTGACGAGGCGGCCCTCGCGCAACTGGCGGACCGCGTCGAAGTGGTGGAGGTCGTGCAGCAGGTGCGAGACCACGACGATCGACCGGCCCTGGTCGCGCAGGTGGGCGGCCAGGGCCCAGAAGCGCTGGTGGGTGTCCCAGTCGAAGCCCTGGTAGGGCTCGTCCAGCACCAGGAGCAGCGGGTCGTGCATGAGGGCGAGCAGCAGGTTGAGCTTCTGCCGTGTCCCTCCGCTGAGTTCTCCGGCGCGCCGGCGCCCGCAGTCGGCGAACGCCAGCAGCTCCATCAGCTCGTGGGCCCGGGTCAGGGACGGCAGCCGGTAGGCGACCTGGAACAGCCGCAGGTGCTGCATGACGGTGAACGTGTCGTTCAGTACAGCGCTCTGCGGACAGTAGCCCATCGATCCGCTCCGCAGGACCGTTCCCTTCTCGGGTGTCATCCGCCCCACGGCGATCTGGAGCAGCGTGCTCTTGCCCGCGCCGTTCTCCCCGACGACGCCGACCAGCGCCCCGGCGGGCACGTCGAGGTCGGCGCCGCGCAGCACCTGTCTGCTGCCGTACGCCTTCCACACCCCGCTGATCCGCAGCCGTGACTGCCGTTGTCTGCCCTCTGCCCCCACTCGGGCCCCCTTGGTCAGCGAAGTGTGTAGATGGAAGCGGCAAGCGCGAGGGTGTACCACTGTTCCACCAGGCGGTAGCTGCGCTGGTCGTGTCCGGGGCCGCGCAGCAGCACCACCCGGGCGGCCAGCAGCAGGCTCAGGCCGCCCAGGACCACGTCCGTGGCGATGACCCACCAGTGCGGGCCGGTGGGCGCCATGAGGAAGTGGTGGATGGCCCAGGGGCCGACGGCGAAACCGGCGCACAGGAAGACGCGGGTGCGGGTCTCTCCGAAGACCAGGGGCATGGTGGAGCGGCGGACCGCTCGGTCACCGTTGATGTCGCGGAGATCCTGGACGGACATGAGGAAGGTCACGGTGATCGTCAGCGTCACGATCCAGCGCCAGGCGTCCGGCGTGAGTACGGTGACGATCTCCCACGCGGCTGCCAACTGGGCGACGACGCCGATCCCGGCGTAGAGATTCCTGCCCAGCCAGTGGCGGCCCCAACCGTACTCGTGCTGGAGCAGGGAGAGGATCTGCCACATCAGGGCCCACTTCAGGACGCCCAGGCAGTAGCCGTACGCGGGGAAGGCGATCCGCACGACGGCCAGCCGCATGCGGGCGCCGCGGATGGTGCTGCGGCCGGTGACCAGGGGCCGGTGGGGCTTGTTGATGCGGTCCTCTTCGACGCCGACGAGCTGGTTGGCCAGGGTGTGCTCGTAGACGAACAGCCAGAAGTACAGCGCTCCCGCGGCGACGGTGACCACGGTTTCCCCTGCGGACAGGCGGGCGTGGACGGTGGCCGCCATGACGAAGCAGGTGGCGGGGAAGACGGTGGTCCAGCGGTCGACGCGGATGAACAGCCAGCTCAGGCGGATCTCCCGCCAGAGTGTCTGCAGCAACGCCGCGGGAGCGCTCGTCGTCATGGTCGTCATTGCTTGGCTCCGTACTCGGGCAGGCGGATCACGGCCCGCTTCCTCCCCTCATGCCGTGCGGTGGACGGCCGCCTCCGCGACGGTCTCCAGCGTGCGGGCCGCGCTCTGCGGGAAGGGGGCGGCCAGGGCGCCGAGCGCCTGCCGGTACCGTTCCTCGATCATCTGCTCGACCGCGGCCCGGGCTCCAGTGTTCGTGAGGAGGGTGCGGACCTCCGCGGCCTCGGGCTCCCCCAGTCGGGGGTCGCCGATCAGCGCGCGCAGCCGGCCGGCCTGGTGGGGGGCGGCGGAGCGCAAGGCGTGGACGATGAGGCTGGTGCACTTGCCCTCGCGCAGGTCGTCCAGGCGGGACTTGCCCGTCACGGCCGGGTCGCCGAAGACGCCCAGGACGTCGTCGCGGAGCTGGAAGGCTTCCCCGAGCGGTACGCCGTAGGCGGTGCAGGCGTCCAGGACCTGCTGTCCGGCACCGGCGAGGGCGGCGCCCACCTGCAGGGGGCGTTCGATGGTGTACTTCGCCGTCTTGTAGCGCACGACGGTCAGCGTCGTCTCGATGCTGACGTCGAGATCGCTGGTGGTGAGCAGGTCCAGATGCTGGCCGGCGATGAGTTCGGCGCGCGCCATGTCCACGCAGCGCAGTACGGCCGTCCGGTTGGCGTCGGGCATCGGCGTGGTGTGCAGCAGTTCGTCGGACCAGACGAGGGCGAGGTCGCCCACGAGGATGGCACCGCTGATGCCGAAACGTTCCGCCATCGAGGGCGTGGGGTGGTGGTCGGCCAGCATGCGGTGCACGGTCGGGCGTCCGCGCCGGCTGTCGGCGGCGTCCATGATGTCGTCGTGGATGAGCGCGCAGGCGTGCGCCAGTTCGATGGAAGCGGCCAGCCTGATGATCCGCGCAGGGTCGCCCTCCCCTCTTGCCGCGTGCCATCCGGCCACGCACAGCAGGGGGCGGACCCGTTTCCCGCCGGTGATGAAGTCCCGCAGCAGCAGGGCGAGCGCCGACTGACGGGGCACCGTCGCGGTCTGCGCCTTCTCCGTCAGGAATTCGTACAGAAGCTCGTCGATCGCCGCACGCGGAGCGAAGAAGTCGGACTCGGCTGTCAGCGTTTCAGCACTCATGAGAAGAGGCGCATCCCGGGTCCGAGGGTCATCCACCGGTTTCTGGTTCTGCGGCGAAAGGCGCCCGGCGGGGCCGGAGTTCGCCGGACGGACTCACTGTCCATTCATCGCATCCCTGGGTCGACGCCCGCGCTGAGCCATACGGAAGCACGGGCAAAACAGTTTCGACCGAAGCTACGCCTCATCAAGGGATATGTCCATTTATTACCACTTTCTCAGCATTTCGCCTTTCGTGGCGAGGGCGCCGACTCCGGCCGAATGTCCGGCGCCACCAGGGACGCCGCAGTCCATAGGATCCGGTCCGGCGCCGCCGCCCCTCCTCGACCGACCGGAGCAGCCGGTTCGAAGGAGGAACGGCGGGATGACGGAACCCCGCATTCCACACGGGGCGCGCGAGCCGCACCCGCACTCGCCCCGTACACACGCTCCCGTGGTCGCCCGTTCGACGATGTAGTACGAGGTGGCGGCGCCGAGCGGGACGGGGGGCCTGGCGCGGGGCAGGGGCGGGCATTTGGGCGCGGGGGACCGCTGGACGCGGGGGGCCGTGCATCAGGCAGTGGCGCCCGTGATGACGGCGAAGGTGGCACCGAAGGGGTCCAGGAGCATGGCCATACGGCCGCTGTCCTGCACGTCCATGGCGGGCACGAGCACCGACGCACCGTGCTCGGTGGCCGTGGCGACCGTGACATCACAGTCGGCGGCGCCGAAGTACGGGAACCACTGCGACGTCGATCCCGCGGTGATGTTCTGCTCGGGCAACTGCATCACGCCGGCGCATTCGGCCGCCGGCCCTTCTCCCCCTCCCGCTCCCGCTCCTTGCGTGCCGCCGGACGGCCTGGCTATGGAATAGACCATGCCCCCGCCGCCCTCGCCGTCCTGGCTGCCCTCGCCCAGATGCCGGTCGCGGAACTCCCAGGAAAAGACCGTGCGGTAGAACGCCTTGGCCGTGGCCACGTCGGTCGTGCACAGCTCGGCCCAGCTCATCGCGTTCGCCTCACCGACCTTGTCCAGCCCCGGGACGCCGATGGGCTGCCAGACGGCGAAATCGGCCCCGGTCGGGTCGGTGAAACCCGCGGTACGGGCGACGGTGAGGACGTCCCGCGGCCGGTGGCGGACGCTGCCCCCGGCCTGCTCCACCGTCTTGGCCAGGGCGTCCGCGTCCGGGGTCTGGAAGTACACGTTCCACCTGGCGCGCCCGCCCTCCTCCCCCTGCGGAAAGACCCCGGCGACGATCTCGCCGTCCGACTGGAAGAGGCCGTAGCCGTGCGCCTCCGGGCCGGGCGACCGGAACCGCCACCCGAACACCGCGCCGTAGAAGGCGGTGGCGGCCTCGACGTCGGGGACCGTCAGGTCCAGCCAGTTCGGCGTACCCGGGGCGTAATCGGTTGTGGTCATGATGGGTGCTCCTCCGACTCGTAGCCGTGACACGGCGCGCCCCCCGGGCGAGCACGGACACACCGCGTCCTTCAGGTGTTCCTCAACGGTGGCGGACACGGCCCGGCGAGCCGCGCACCGGCGGCCCCGTCCCGTTCCCGCCGGCGTCTCTCAGCATGGCAGGGGGGTCCGACAATCGTCCCCGCGCGCCCTCCTCAGCCGCCGAACCGGTCCCGCAGCTCCCGTTTGAGGACCTTTCCGGCGGCGTTGCGCGGCAGTTCGTCCACGAAGAGCACCCGCTTGGGGACCTTGAAGTGCGCGAGCCGTTCCCGTACGAAGGCGATCAGCTCCCGCGCGAGAGGGGCCGTCCGCCGCTCGTCTTCTCCGTTCCCCTCCTCTCCTTCGCTCCTCCCGGCCCGGCCGTCCTCCTCGTCCCCTCACCCCGTCCGTCCCGCTCCTCCCCCGGCCCGAAGCCCGGGCCCGAGGCGACGACGACCGCGGTCACCGCCTCGATCCAGCGGTCGTCCGGCAGTCCGATCACCGCGGCCTCCACGACCCGCGGGTGCGCGTACAGCACCTCCTCCACCTCCCGCGGGGCGACCTGCACACCACCGGACTT
Encoded proteins:
- a CDS encoding ABC transporter ATP-binding protein, which translates into the protein MGAEGRQRQSRLRISGVWKAYGSRQVLRGADLDVPAGALVGVVGENGAGKSTLLQIAVGRMTPEKGTVLRSGSMGYCPQSAVLNDTFTVMQHLRLFQVAYRLPSLTRAHELMELLAFADCGRRRAGELSGGTRQKLNLLLALMHDPLLLVLDEPYQGFDWDTHQRFWALAAHLRDQGRSIVVVSHLLHDLHHFDAVRQLREGRLVTEELTR
- a CDS encoding polyprenyl synthetase family protein codes for the protein MSAETLTAESDFFAPRAAIDELLYEFLTEKAQTATVPRQSALALLLRDFITGGKRVRPLLCVAGWHAARGEGDPARIIRLAASIELAHACALIHDDIMDAADSRRGRPTVHRMLADHHPTPSMAERFGISGAILVGDLALVWSDELLHTTPMPDANRTAVLRCVDMARAELIAGQHLDLLTTSDLDVSIETTLTVVRYKTAKYTIERPLQVGAALAGAGQQVLDACTAYGVPLGEAFQLRDDVLGVFGDPAVTGKSRLDDLREGKCTSLIVHALRSAAPHQAGRLRALIGDPRLGEPEAAEVRTLLTNTGARAAVEQMIEERYRQALGALAAPFPQSAARTLETVAEAAVHRTA
- a CDS encoding VOC family protein, which codes for MTTTDYAPGTPNWLDLTVPDVEAATAFYGAVFGWRFRSPGPEAHGYGLFQSDGEIVAGVFPQGEEGGRARWNVYFQTPDADALAKTVEQAGGSVRHRPRDVLTVARTAGFTDPTGADFAVWQPIGVPGLDKVGEANAMSWAELCTTDVATAKAFYRTVFSWEFRDRHLGEGSQDGEGGGGMVYSIARPSGGTQGAGAGGGEGPAAECAGVMQLPEQNITAGSTSQWFPYFGAADCDVTVATATEHGASVLVPAMDVQDSGRMAMLLDPFGATFAVITGATA
- a CDS encoding UbiA family prenyltransferase; the protein is MTTMTTSAPAALLQTLWREIRLSWLFIRVDRWTTVFPATCFVMAATVHARLSAGETVVTVAAGALYFWLFVYEHTLANQLVGVEEDRINKPHRPLVTGRSTIRGARMRLAVVRIAFPAYGYCLGVLKWALMWQILSLLQHEYGWGRHWLGRNLYAGIGVVAQLAAAWEIVTVLTPDAWRWIVTLTITVTFLMSVQDLRDINGDRAVRRSTMPLVFGETRTRVFLCAGFAVGPWAIHHFLMAPTGPHWWVIATDVVLGGLSLLLAARVVLLRGPGHDQRSYRLVEQWYTLALAASIYTLR